The DNA window CGAGTTTCCGCTGAATACTTGCGGAGAATGGTATCTTTCCGAGACCCGCTTCGGCCCCATGGCCCATGCCCGGCTGGGCATTGCGGAAGAAAATTCCGGCAAGCTGGTGACCCTTATCCGGCAGGAAGGCAAAAAGCTTGCTGAAGAAAAGCAGCTGGATTTACTTCTTACCGATGGGCCTCCGGGGATCGGTTGCCCGGTCATTGCATCCCTGGGTGGGGCCACAGCGGTGCTCATCGTCACTGAACCGACGGTTTCCGGTAGGCACGACATGGAGCGTGTTACCGAGCTTGCCGCATTTTTCAAAATTCCCGCCATGTTATGTATTAACAAGTTTGATCTCAATCCGGATGAAGGAAAAGCGATTGAGGATTTTGCCACACAAAAAAATATAAGAGTAATAGGAAGGGTCCCTTTTGACTCCTCCTTCACCAAGGCAATGGTTCAAGGAAAAACCGTGGTGGAATTTGACAACGACTGCGAAGGTTGCAAAGCGGTAAAGGGTATATGGAAAAGTCTGGCACAGGGTATTGAGATTTAACGAAATGCAAATTATTTTTAAGCATGCTTTGATGATCACATTCTTTGTGTTTGTGATGATGCTTCTGGTCGATTTTATCGATATGGTCAGTCGCAGACGTATGTCGGGCATCATCAAAGAAGGCCGGTGGAGACAGTATACCTT is part of the Thermodesulfobacteriota bacterium genome and encodes:
- a CDS encoding 4Fe-4S binding protein, which codes for MKEIVIISGKGGTGKTSIVAAFASLAENKVLCDADVDAADLHLIMDPEIKESHDFESGYTATIDKNKCTECGLCRDLCRFNAIGEDFVVDAVECEGCGVCYYFCPEKAIEFPLNTCGEWYLSETRFGPMAHARLGIAEENSGKLVTLIRQEGKKLAEEKQLDLLLTDGPPGIGCPVIASLGGATAVLIVTEPTVSGRHDMERVTELAAFFKIPAMLCINKFDLNPDEGKAIEDFATQKNIRVIGRVPFDSSFTKAMVQGKTVVEFDNDCEGCKAVKGIWKSLAQGIEI